The sequence below is a genomic window from Bactrocera neohumeralis isolate Rockhampton chromosome 4, APGP_CSIRO_Bneo_wtdbg2-racon-allhic-juicebox.fasta_v2, whole genome shotgun sequence.
actaatgaaTAACAGTCGAAAATCGGAGGGCAGGGTGAATTCATTACAATTTTCATTGTTACTCATCACATTTCTGCATGAAAAGTGCTAATTTCTAGAAATTCTAAAACTGAAATACTAACCGAGTATGAATTTATGAGATAGGGCACAAGGTATGACTACGAGGGATTAGCTTTATGGGCTCAACGGTATTTTTCATAATGAATGAttgtttgttattgtagttgttgtaagaATTAAGTTAGTTGTCATAATAACTTAACGTTACGCTCAGGAAACGAACTGTTTTGACGGGTTCGAACCAAATGGGAGAGAGATGGATTAAGTGATTTGGTTTCATttggcatgcaaagaggtgtttagtatcatgcggagactcattacATACATGGGGTTTTGCATGTTAGAGTCCAGTTATTCAGAATTTTAACCTGCTATAATACTGAGAAAAAGGTTGAGCAAGTATCACTCCGGTTTCACAATTCCCACTACAGCCTGTTCTACCATATCAGGTTTGAACCAGATTTTATCGGGTCAAGTCTTTTATTTCGCGGTTCTATCACTGTTTGGATCGATGGGTAATAAGTTAATGAAAGATTGGTCAGGAtctttaattaaacatttagtATGGACAACAGTTATCCAACTTGGTCGCTGTATCTATTCAAAGTTCCAAAAACTTTACagaattttcaaagaaaagtaACAAATATCAAATGTTTCCTCTGAGATCAACATTTGTAAATTGTTTGACATTTTATGAAATGGAGGAAATTTcacaaagtttgaaaatatatttccagccgttttttgtataatatttcatgAAAACGAAGAGCGATATAGACAAGTTTCTGATACGTAAAGCCATAAACGAAACGAACTGCCAAACTTCCATAGTAATTGAAACAAAGCATTTCGTTTTTTCGTGTAGGACGTCACGAAAGATATGTTTTTCTGTCAAATGCACTCCAAAAAAGTAACAGGACGAAAAAGTcgtaaaatttatttcgtttatcCCTGAAACCAATGAAGGAGCAGATACCAATATTCATGACATTTTTAGCTTCGATTCCTTTTGCTTCATAAGCTTAAGAAAGTTCTTGATCTTTCACACGAATGCAACGAGTTATAGGACATGCATAGAAATTTGTATAGTttgacatggcgtatgagtaattttaattttaataaattctgtGAAATATATGTAGCTAAAATTTCGGATACAATTCAAAGAAGCAAAAGCGGTAAATTCGGTTGCACGGAAGTTATATAACCCTACACAAATGAATCGGTTTTCCACACAAGggcttgagtttgatcggttattttgtatgacagctataaacTATATTTGTCCgagctgaacaatttgttcgaagattgtagAGATGCCTTGGATTGTAAACTATGCAAAAACTAAGAGACTAGTTTGCATGTATGCACGCAGACGGACGTGGCTAAATTTACTCAGCTCGCCACgctgattatttttttacatatatacatatacatatatatctgatCCACAAACTGTATTAATGGGCATTTCAGTCAATTGGGAACTCTCCCTCATACCTCATTGTTCAGACCTATGGCACTCATAGCTAGTAAAAGAATACCAAACTATTTAATTGGCTTTGAATGGGCATTGAAATTACATTtgcttgcatttttttaatgaattattttaatgatttacTAACTTTTTATATTGCCCAACATAACAAATGCATCCACATATAATTACATCAATATTCCACTCCATCTTATGTACTGATTAAATATTACAGTGTGTACTCGGTGTAAGCAACATTTGCCTCTAACTTATGTATAGTTATTAAACAATGGCTGTCTTCGATTAGCCAAACTTTTTAATCAAGTATCCGCTTTCTCTCTTGTATCACTTCAACTCAATAGCCTTTTAGTTGCTTTTACGTGTAATTTTAAAGATGGGGTGCagagaaatggcgaatcgaagacaccTATTATTATCTACTGACCAACGGTTGTTTGCAACCACTAatgtaacaggtcaattgaaaagatTCAAGCCTGACGCATAGATGgtgctactagaattaaatccatatgtaaattatattatatatattttgagtgaagtaacttttgttattgtaaaaaaaatggattaacaGGAATTTCGCTTGTTGATAAGATattgaaaaggccgatgaaaggcaattATTTGGcaacgacagaggggatccaagcatcATGCACCTCATCTCCCAAGACTATTTCGaaaaatgccttccgtgacgctttcaatgcttggacgcagaaggagcctattttgaaagtttttaaagaattgttacgattggttcaataaagttttttattgacTCAGTCCTATTTTGCCCTGAAGTGCAATCGACAGTCAATCGAACGCGATCAATGCCgaggaaaaacgcaacagtcggctgccAAGATTATAGCGTCTGCTTTTTGGGATGCGcatagaataatttttattggctaCCTTGAAAAAATAAGGACCTttaacagcgactattacatagtcGAAGGAAGTTATGGACGGAATCGACAAAAaatggccgcatttgaagaagaaGAGAATTCTGTTTCATAATGGCATAAattcatgaattgggcttcgaattgcttctgcATCCAAGacattctccagatctggcctccagcgactatttcctgttctagGATCTCAAGAGATTGCTCGCTGGGGAGAAATTTTCGCCGAATGAAGAGGTATTAGCCAAAACTGAGGTCAATTTTGAAGCACAGgtgcaaaaaaatgtgttttactattgTTGCCgagggacttttcaattgacctctCAATTTATTGCAATTATCTAAATTACAAAGAGAATTGAATTGCAATTAATtgcaataaacattttgaaattgttaCACCGGGTAGGGGAGAGCCTAGTACGGTTCCGAATTAGTGTAAAAGTGGGTATGTTGCAGCAACTAACATAGAAGCATACtataaagaaattaagaataataaaatagaaaagctttttattggctcgggtaaaaaaattaagtagttCTTAAGAATTCAGGCAAAAAAGATAAGCTGCTTCCTTGAAAGACACCTAACACAGAACTATACGATTTGCTCATCATATTACAAATGGCAGCACTTTGTTACTTAAcatttatgttattaaaaaactaatttttggcTGAAAGTTaaatttgacatacatatgtatgtacatatatttgaaagccGTTATTGCTATttgaaaatcttgaaaaagcatttttttaatttattgctaagaaaattaaatatacacatatatacacagatacatatttttatttattagttgcTGTTACCGAGTATCTACTGTATtataattcaatttcattttacatatttacattgcaATTGAAATTCCAACTGCAGGTCATTCGGCtgctgaaaataaaaactatgcCGTTAACAGCATCTCCAGCAACAGCTACCAAGGCTatacaccacaacaacaactgccgcaaaataataacaacggCAATAATCGGCATGCAGTGCCACCCTATAATCATCATACATCACAAATGCACCTGAAtaatcaccaacaacaacaacaaaatcataaTACATAtagtaataacaataacaacaacaatttcaatttaaatcgaAATGATAATCTGAACAATATCAATCATTCATCGAGCACTTTTGACGATTTGGAGAGCGAAAGTACGGGCGATGAAGATGAAAGTGGTGGGCTGCATGGCGACTATGAGGATGAGGACTACGAGCAGGAAGATGGTGGTGAAAATAGCGATACGTTACGCATGCTAAATTCAACACGTATACattgtacgtacatacatacatgcacgcATATATTCGCATattaacacacatatatacacataaagggtgatccattttgaggttccttactttaaaataaaacacagaACCTCACGGGGAATGCTTTGGCATTTATTGTTTGAAggttatctttttcaaatgttggtcgcggctacgtctcagatggtccaaccgTCTAtggctcgttcgagcatttcgattggttACTGGCAAATGAACCCGCTATGTTTTGCTCCGAAGtttgaatcgaagcgagattgtccgcatagactttagactttacatatcgccacaggaaaaattctaacggtatgatatcacacgtttttgatggccaatcgacTCGACTCActacacgactcacgcgtgatctgtcaaaaaaggctattgaaaaaagtatctctacttggatcacccattatgTAGGAAAgcatgcacatatatacatacatacacatcatgtattaaattgtcgagtaaataaattattttttaataatttcttaagcaattttttaactttaagacTAACATTTTGCACTACAACAACTCTttccattacaacaacaactttctaCACTAACAAACCACTCCATaaattcgtacatacatacttacatacacatacatatatattatataagcatATGAGTGACCTTAAGCCATATAAATGGCGGGTGTaggttttcacaaaaaaaaaatcgtctaaaagaagataaaaatattttaaattattgcatGCACAAatactaaaacaacaaaaaaataaaattaataatctcCAATAAAGGGCCGAAAATTCTCGAGGATTCCAATACGAAGTTGGATACACAATTGAACGAGTCCGAAAGCGAATCCGAATGTTTGGCTGATCAAAAAGCAACGCTCGAGGAACAACGCGTAAGTACAACCTACCATTTCATGCCTCacaatatatacttgtactatatttataatacatatgatatatacatatatgcttgtgTTCCTTTAGCATGGCGGCACACTGTTCTATGTGCCCGAATGCACTTCGGATGGCCGTTATCAGCGTGTGCAATGCTATCGCTCCACACCGTATTGTTGGTGTGTGAATGAGGATACCGGCAAGAATATACCGGGCACAACGGTAAAGGATAAGCGACCACAATGCGATGTCACCTATGCGGCGCCGCGTCCCATGAAAGGTTGTCCGGAGCCGAGAAAAGCCGTCTTTCTGAATGATCTCAAAGAGTTCTTGAAGACACATATTGTGTCGACTGCTAGTGCCGGGTAAGTGAAATtgaaacattattaaaaaataatagtgtATGAATATTGAAAACAGGTGAGAAAATATCAAACTGTTAACAACGTTATTGTacgattttggaaaaatgtggGTTTATTAGCATATTTTTACGGTATCGAGTCACTTTGAGATAAGATTAGTATGGGTGTCAGCGAAGGTtgcgaatttttaattaaaaaatattgcattaaaatttttcttttggctTAAAGTGAATCGCAAGAGGTTTAGTTAACTCTTCTGCCTCAGTCCTTCCCTAGGTGTTGGGGTTCCAACTGCTTATCGCCCTATCGGTGTCCGCAGTAAGGTTGACAAATTCTGCGGAGTTgagctgtttggaagaaaatGAAGGAGACACATCTCAACACTTTCTTCCTGATTGTTCTGCCATTGCTAGGTCAGGTCTTATACACCTGGGAGTTTAtacttgaagatatctcgctgAACTGAtggaaatagaaattaaacgaCTAGGTATTGCCCTCATGGCGCTATAACGACTTATAAAATCCATTTACACAAGttctattttctgtttttaaaagaAACCGTATATATAATAGTACAAGTCCAATCCTCATCTTAAGTATCAGCCAGTAAACCTAATCTTACCTAAACATATATAGTGTTAAGAGGTAGAGTAGGGATGTTCCGTAAAGGCAGTCGGATAATTTCACTTTGACTTTGAAATGTTTTGAACGACTTTTGGGAATGTTTTTTATAGTCACATAGCGAGTAGGGGAAACCAACAGATCTCAAGATTTAAGTAAAACATTGATTTGGAAGTTATTCCCAATATCCTGATAACTTTTCTGGAAAGTGTTAAGTGAAGTTAGGTTAGTTAAATATGGTGATTTTACGTTAGATCACGAAAAATTCCACTTGGATAACTGGAGATGCCTGTCTGTTGTGATGCTCAGAGCTCCTAAGTACGCATTTcaacaaaacttaatgttggGAAAGCTGCACAGCGGTGGAGGAAGTGTCTAGATGTTTGCTCCACACCTTCCACCTTGCAACTTTCACATGTTGTATCCTCAAAAATCTTTAGCCTTATCTCATGAGTGCCAATGGGACAGAGCCCAGTTAGGCCATGTGAACCTTGCTAAGGGCTAGTAATGTAATGGACCTTTTACGTTTCACTCTGTGTTAGAAGGCTGTCGCAACCCTACAAGTGTTGGTTGTTGACTAATGTTTGCTGAGGTCGCGCGATTCTCATAGACCCAGCGTTCGAGAGCATCACGACAGGCGAAACCCTACTCGTTCCCATCCCAATGGGATTTGGATAATGGGTGCCTACAATATTATtgcaagctcatcggctttatTTTTtgacgattccgctgtggccggGTCGGCTGACAAGTTTCATATGGAAGTAGAGTAGTGCTTCACGACAAgctaaattttattcagcgatgaggctcaatGGGTacataaattagtaaaattgggacgaagagcaacctaaatAGATTTAAGGGCTAGCACTTTACCCAGAAAAAATGACGGTTTGGTGAgtcggtgaaatcatcggtcaatatttcttcaaaaatgatgccggtgagaatgtaatCGTCAATGAGtaccgttatcgcgccacgataaccaactatttgatgcctgaaattgaagctcgtaatctcggcggcatttggtttcaacaagacggcgccacttcccacacatcgcatcaatcaatcgatttattgaaagaactctacgttgagcagataatttcacgtttttggccagtagattggccaccaagatatCACACCGTTTTTCCTGTtcggatatgtaaagtctaaagtatatgcgaacaatcctgcttcgattcagcCCTTAGAGAAAAACATAAAgcctgtcattcgccagttaccagtcgaaatgctggagtcatcgaatattggattcaacggatggaccatctgagacatagccgcgaacaacatttgaaagagataatcttcaaaaaataaatgccaaagaatgttttttcgaatgataataaacattcctcataacatttgaagtttctgtgtttttttttaagaagggAATCTGGAATTCATCgccttttatattataataacttCCGGCAACCATAGACAGGGACTGCAAATCTTTTTAGATGATCTCGGGGATTTCGTAAAGTTTTGTCAACTATCGGAAACACAAATATTTCACAATCCAACAGAACCTCACTTTAAACcaatttttatttagtgttaGAGAATTTTTTCGAGacttagaatatttttaatttcattggaGCACGCTGAAAACtgatttttctataattttattgtactatatagaattaaataattatttatatagatttaaaatgattttaaatatgCTGCTCTTCCACACAGCGGTAATGCAACCAAATGGGGTTCGGAGGACGAGCGTATTGCGACGTTAAGCTTCGTCTTGCTCgataaaaacaagaacaaagttTGGGAGCGTAAAGAATGGAAGACATTCAGAGAGATGGTGACCAGCTCGAAGTAAGTAcaatatagaatttttatatacatacatacatatatgtatgtaaacatatgtatatggtatattaaatgcatgtatatgaaaaatgttgaacaATAATTTCGTAAAATTGCAGAACGCTACGTAAATGCGGCAAAAAGATGCCACGGTACTGTGATGTGAATGGTGATAAGAAAATAACGCTTACCGAATGGTTGAACTGCTTGCAAACGCAGCGCAACGAAGTGCAGACAACATCGCAGAGTTCGACGGAAGCCAGTAAGTAGcagcatttacatattttccttCATGGACATatgcgaaaaatatttcattcaaaattcgattttcctttttgtttctttgcttTTGCAGACATATCCATAACGTCGAAGCCTTTGAAGCTAACTGGCTCCAATCCGCTGGAGCAATATCTTAAAGATTGACAGCGTTGCCACAACGGTGCGGGCATTTCGTCGagaattatgttttttgtttaaatttttaatttaatttttgtttttgtttttataatttttattttttatcatgaGCTGGTGTTTTGCTTTATTGGAAATTTGCATTTTACGTGATAGTGATGAGATATTCTTACTAttaaaaatacacatatttatgtatgtatgttttaaactgaaattaaaatcgaaacaaaaaattattaatatacttatgtaactAATGTTAGTTGTGAGCTTAAATTGTAAGTGTAAGcagtaaaaaaagtgttttaagtcaacaacatatACCGAACAGGCagtttgttgtatgtatgtattttatactaaacctttgtacatatttatatatatatttatatttatcgcTTAGAGTAAGTTCTCAACTACTTTGTATGCTAAAAAtcttagttttttaattaaatgcatgcgtacatacatacatctgtatgtatgtatatttgcatgcgTAATTGCGCCTTAGCATAGTAGTGCCTTATATGTACTAAATAcatactgtatatgtatgtataaacagctaatttattttaagattttattagtCTCAAAAGTTTATATGTAATGtggaataaatataatattgtgcACAGCAGATGTTTCATcggtttttgttgtattttttgtttttcgtttttagtGCTATTAGTTGcgaattttaaagattttttttattaagaaattatcaaaaattaaataaaggtaaataaaattaaataaatatttaaataaaaaaaataaaaaatattgaatagcAATTTAATTGATAAGAAATTAccaaagttaaaataaaagtaaataaaataattcaataaaataaaaaaaaaataatatttaaataaaaaaaatttaaaactattgaataataatataattgacaaaaaacaataaaaaaaatataaaacatgaaataaaatatataaaaaaatactatttaaataaaagaaatttaaaactattgaataataatttaattgacaaaaaacaatcaaaaaacaaaacagaaaataaaataaattaataacaatatataaataaaaaaattaaaaaatattgaataaaaattaaattaataaaaaattatcaaaaataaaataaataaattataatgtttatataaaaataaattttagaaagaaaaacaatttaattaataaataaagaattgaaaacaagtaataaaaacataaaaaaaacatttattttgatacaaaaaactaataaaaatactttcaaaataataaataacgaattaataaattaattgaacggaaaattcgcaatatttttaatttaaaatatttagaaaacttaCGCGAAAATTTTAACGTGTTTTTCTCGGAACTGTGTATTTCGAAATGATACCCACAATTTCTCATTTGTTACTGGAACGATTTACCTGAAATTTTCAGAGTGTCTTCTTAATGGACTTGCTTATGTCTGAAATATCCATatctacaaatttaaatttttattattttaaaaatattagaaacagCCAAAAAAGTGGTACAAAAATTTTTGCTCCACCTCGGTAAGATGCAGACCTACTCAGGCCTTAAGACACACagggagtggaccacgagtTACGAGGCCCCATGCTGCCAACGCACTACTGCGACTCCAGCCTCGACGGCTATGCAATACATGTATATGTGATGTATTGCCAACAggagtggccaacagaggactTCGGATTTAACAATTCAACTGCAACGGATACCAAAGAAAAAATCGAGGAGATAGTAGCATACAGGATATTACCCGAACATAGGTGccctacttcgtggtgaaaaccgtttggtactaggcgactttaacgcgcaccacgacCTTTagcattcctgcctgtcaaataATTGTAGAGAGATCGAACTGGAGGAGCAAAtagacgattcgacattctgctcAATGAATAACGAACCCTTCGCCAGAATTATGGGCACCTGTATTAGATCGCCCGATATTAGATACCATTGCTAGTGGTGATCTGATAAATAGTATAATCTGGTGACCTATGCTAATTCTTGCATCAGACCGCTTACCCACAATTATTTCGATCGAGAAACCTCCCGACTTTGTCCGATTTCTGTGAGCAACCGCACCCTTTTTAACATTAACAAAGCAAACTtagtcggcttcacagaatttttcGAGAGCACCGCATTacccattcctacggacgtaAGCGTTGCCGAACATCGATTCCGTAAGGTGATCTGAGCAGCAAccacataaaaacataaaaagccaattttgttttttcgatttcataaaattttcttttgaaaatttaaaaaatttaattatgaaaataatatacaataatatacagcttaataacaacataaaaaacaataattatgtacatatttttttacataaataatactACTTAAATTATCTCCTACTCCACATTTTGCACCTTTTCATTTAAACGCAACAACAATTTGGCGAAATATGTGAAAATCACCAGCACCACTGTGGTCACCTCCATAATGACAAAGTGCGAAATCGATGTGCCAATTTCCAGCCATGAGCCTTCATTTCTaaccaaaaatagaaaattcaaACCCATCACATCACAGATTAGCAGCAGACAAATGAAGATGGCCTGCTCATTGGCGCGTGCGAATGACGACATGCCATAAATAATTGTTATATTCAACACAACTGGAATGACTAATTTCAATATGACCAATGCCATAATAATGAAAGGCGCGAAAGTGCTCAAAAAGCAGCGCACAATATTCGGATCGAAGGAGCTGACCGATGCAATGTTGCCGGTGCCGAAAAAGGAGAAGAGTGTATAGAGTAATATGGTGAAGGACAACTTGAGCGCCGCTTGCAATTGCTGTGGTGAGTTGACGCCCAGCGGCTGTCCTTTCCGACTTTGCGGTTGGGAGTCACTTAGCCTGCGTGATAAAGGCAGTTGCATGGGCTGCACGGCCAGTGTGAGCATCAACTCTGAAGAGAGCATTACAATGAAAAGCGATTCATAGGATGTGCAGAGTAAAGTGTACAGGGAGgttaaaaggaaaaataaaagctCAATGCGTTGCTTCAAAACGGACGTTCGATGAAaagtaattaaagcaaaaatatacaaCAGAAAACACCAGGAGAGTGCGTGCGATATGAATGGTACACCGCTTTGTTGTGCATGCCAGTAACTGACAAGCAAAGCGTTGATTAAGCACACCAACGCTGGCACTTTTATATGCCAATGGATGTGTGACTTAACGGCAAATGGGCGCAGCAACGTGACGCACATGCCGAGCAGCAGCAACCATGTGTTTGTGTAGCCAAGAGTTGGCGGCAGCAGCGGAAATGTAGCCAAAACTAAGCTTAACACAAGCCATATGTAAAACTTGACATTTTTAGCTGGAAAAGCgcgtaaattaataaatactgaGTAAATGAGAAAACTTAGGGAAATAAGTTTGCGCTCAAAGAAACTGTAGACAAACAATTCGGCGCACAAAACTAACGCCAACAATTGTATTAGCGGCATAGCACGCAGGAGTGGCAGTAAAGAGATGCCTTGCTTCTGCACTAACAACAGCCACACTAGTAACGGTAGCAGCAGATAAAACGCTATCACCAATGGCACACGCTGCAATAGCAGCAACACGCAGGTGACAAGTAGACCCAGCTTTTGCTTAAATGTTACCGTTAATCGGCCTTGAGAACGCTTCATCATTTGTTGTTGTCCTAGTAGCAATTGTAGACAATAGATAATCCAACATATAAAGGTGGCTGTGGTGCTAAGCTGCAATGGACGTCGATAATAACCCTGATAATACTCGATGCCTTTTAAAGCAAGCTGCATTACGTTATAACTACCGTTAATTGCATCCTCATATTGACCATTTCGCATATACTTTTCTGTATGCActaaatattgtgcaataaCTGCTTCATTGAGTTCATTGTAACCTAATAGATAACCTGAGAAGAGTCCACGCTGATGTGTTGTCAAAAGCGCTTGAAATTGTGCTAAAAGCTGCAAAGCATTGCTGTGCGCCGCGTGCGATTTATATTCGGGCGTAGCATTTAAGTATTGTAACGGCAGTATACCAACGTTATTCATTGGTGGCGCAATGCCAATTAAAGCTGACATAATTGGGGCTATTTGCGCTTGTTGCATGTTACAGCGGGGACGCGTGATGTCGTcgccaattttatatttattttcacagcTAATATCGTTAGTAACACCGGCGCCCCAAAGGAAGAACGGTGTTTCAGTCTCAAATGCGTCACTGGAGCCATGCGATcctataaaaaagtaaaaagagaGTTTTTATTACAGATTTAAACTAGATAAAAACTCTACGCACCCGCATTTGTCATGCCATGATCGGAAGTCAACACATAAGCAGTGCGGTTATCTGGAAATACGCTCTCGAACTCCTCATATAACTCCGTTATACCTCGTTCAGTGCGATGCaaattttctaagaaatttGGCGTTCCAGGCTTATGCACATGCCCAGCCGTATCTAAGCCCAACaaatgtaaaaagaaaataatttgcttCTGCTCACGTAGCTCCACGCGCTTGCGTGCGAGTAGTTGGCGCACACGTTCAAATACCCAGTCATCTAATTCATAGGTTTTATCACGACCAGAGAAATCCAGTTCGTGGTCATATGCGTCAATAAGTAGCCTTTGCTCACTCTCTATGCCACCCATACGTGAAAATATATGCAGCACATCTGCAGCGCCCCAAGCGTATGTATGCCGACTGCGATTGAATACGGTGTCAAAATCGACAGGATTACGTTTCCAACCGCGTGTTACAGCCGATGGATCTTCATATAGACCAGCGATGAGCGCTATATGACCGGGTCTTGATTCAGTTGGTACACGCGTATGTGAAATGCCCACCAAaccatttgtttttaatattaatttacttaaatttggtATGTCTTCACAGCCATTACGAAAAAACGATTCTGCACGCAAACCA
It includes:
- the LOC126755614 gene encoding GPI ethanolamine phosphate transferase 1, which codes for MWIINAIVVHLLLLGSIFVIYFRSPIIAGLQPQKPIHLEAPAKRLVLIVTDGLRAESFFRNGCEDIPNLSKLILKTNGLVGISHTRVPTESRPGHIALIAGLYEDPSAVTRGWKRNPVDFDTVFNRSRHTYAWGAADVLHIFSRMGGIESEQRLLIDAYDHELDFSGRDKTYELDDWVFERVRQLLARKRVELREQKQIIFFLHLLGLDTAGHVHKPGTPNFLENLHRTERGITELYEEFESVFPDNRTAYVLTSDHGMTNAGSHGSSDAFETETPFFLWGAGVTNDISCENKYKIGDDITRPRCNMQQAQIAPIMSALIGIAPPMNNVGILPLQYLNATPEYKSHAAHSNALQLLAQFQALLTTHQRGLFSGYLLGYNELNEAVIAQYLVHTEKYMRNGQYEDAINGSYNVMQLALKGIEYYQGYYRRPLQLSTTATFICWIIYCLQLLLGQQQMMKRSQGRLTVTFKQKLGLLVTCVLLLLQRVPLVIAFYLLLPLLVWLLLVQKQGISLLPLLRAMPLIQLLALVLCAELFVYSFFERKLISLSFLIYSVFINLRAFPAKNVKFYIWLVLSLVLATFPLLPPTLGYTNTWLLLLGMCVTLLRPFAVKSHIHWHIKVPALVCLINALLVSYWHAQQSGVPFISHALSWCFLLYIFALITFHRTSVLKQRIELLFFLLTSLYTLLCTSYESLFIVMLSSELMLTLAVQPMQLPLSRRLSDSQPQSRKGQPLGVNSPQQLQAALKLSFTILLYTLFSFFGTGNIASVSSFDPNIVRCFLSTFAPFIIMALVILKLVIPVVLNITIIYGMSSFARANEQAIFICLLLICDVMGLNFLFLVRNEGSWLEIGTSISHFVIMEVTTVVLVIFTYFAKLLLRLNEKVQNVE